A genomic segment from Glycine soja cultivar W05 chromosome 18, ASM419377v2, whole genome shotgun sequence encodes:
- the LOC114395071 gene encoding uncharacterized protein LOC114395071 — protein sequence MGIATIKMGGNSDSNCSITPRHYNTHKVFLFCNYILLGAASSCIFLTLSLRLIPSLCGFFFILLQVFTIAGAVSGCAAVGANRWYSAHMVATVLTAIFQGSVSVLVFTRTGDFLGQLKSYVREEDGAVILKLAGGLTILIFVLEWVVLTLAFFLKYYACVEGNSGAVVPVRSGKVQQDEDLKDWPWPFQV from the coding sequence ATGGGCATCGCCACAATCAAAATGGGAGGCAACTCCGACTCCAACTGTTCCATCACTCCACGCCATTACAACACCCACAAGGTGTTCCTTTTCTGCAACTACATTCTCTTGGGTGCAGCCTCCAGCTGCATCTTCCTCACCCTCTCCCTGCGCCTCATTCCCTCTCTATGCggcttcttcttcatccttctTCAGGTCTTCACGATTGCGGGTGCAGTCTCGGGTTGTGCTGCTGTGGGGGCTAATAGGTGGTACTCTGCACACATGGTGGCCACTGTTCTAACGGCTATCTTTCAGGGTTCTGTTTCAGTGTTGGTGTTTACGCGGACTGGCGATTTTCTGGGTCAGTTGAAATCTTACGTGAGGGAGGAGGATGGTGCTGTGATTCTCAAATTGGCTGGTGGACTCACCATTTTGATCTTTGTCTTGGAGTGGGTAGTTTTGACTCTtgcatttttcttgaagtattATGCTTGTGTTGAGGGGAATAGTGGCGCTGTTGTGCCTGTGAGGAGTGGGAAGGTGCAGCAGGATGAGGACTTGAAGGATTGGCCTTGGCCTTTTCAAGTTTGA